Proteins from a single region of Alphaproteobacteria bacterium LSUCC0719:
- a CDS encoding MATE family efflux transporter, which produces MEQPDSRRPAGGQPDIGWRGHLRWNARLAAPLIIGQLATIGIWTSDTIAMGRIDSVSLAAGALASRYYQPLYFLALGISLAVGPLVAQGIGSGDDRQVRRAFRQGMAVAFTLGLIAVPLLFIGEEVLVALGQDPDLARIGEPFLIWSSFGMPFMFLSFVLRQYIISHQRPLPQVVAVLLALGVNVALNEAFVAGIGPLPAMGLAGVALATSIVYVLLCAGLVTYIALVPPFRNGSPFRRLWVMDWQITVRLLRIGVPIGLTIVAEAGMFIAITFLIGLFSTAGLAAAAISNQLAAVFFMVPIAIAQASTIRIGHFAGAGDRINLSRSASASFWLGIGATIVTTLILLIWPETLIGIFLNSGDDMFAEVMALAVPMMLLTALFQVPDGLQAIAMSILRGLNDTRMPGTIAIASFWITGVGAGAVFGFTFGLGPTGVWGGLALGLTVAALLLSLRMYRAMRRVRDGGTILSA; this is translated from the coding sequence ATGGAACAACCCGACTCGCGCCGGCCCGCAGGGGGTCAGCCAGATATTGGCTGGCGCGGCCATCTGCGATGGAATGCGCGGCTTGCGGCACCGCTGATCATCGGGCAGCTTGCGACCATCGGGATCTGGACAAGCGACACCATCGCGATGGGGCGTATCGACAGCGTCAGCCTTGCCGCCGGCGCGCTGGCATCGCGCTATTACCAACCGCTCTATTTCCTTGCCCTTGGCATTTCGCTTGCTGTCGGCCCGCTGGTGGCCCAGGGGATCGGGTCCGGCGACGACCGCCAGGTTCGCCGTGCCTTTCGTCAGGGCATGGCGGTTGCCTTCACCCTTGGCCTGATCGCCGTGCCGCTTTTGTTCATTGGCGAAGAGGTGCTGGTCGCACTCGGACAGGATCCCGACCTGGCGCGGATTGGTGAACCGTTCCTGATCTGGTCCAGTTTCGGCATGCCTTTCATGTTCCTGTCCTTTGTTCTGCGACAATATATTATCTCTCATCAGCGACCGCTGCCGCAGGTCGTTGCCGTGCTTCTGGCGCTTGGCGTCAATGTGGCCCTGAACGAAGCTTTCGTGGCCGGAATCGGGCCGCTGCCGGCGATGGGGCTTGCCGGCGTGGCGTTGGCGACATCGATTGTCTATGTGCTGCTCTGTGCCGGGCTGGTTACCTATATCGCCCTTGTGCCGCCATTCCGGAACGGCAGCCCCTTTCGGCGTCTGTGGGTGATGGACTGGCAGATCACCGTCAGGCTGCTGCGTATCGGTGTGCCGATTGGCCTGACCATTGTCGCCGAGGCCGGCATGTTCATCGCCATCACCTTTCTTATCGGACTGTTCAGCACGGCGGGCCTTGCCGCGGCGGCGATCAGCAACCAGCTGGCGGCGGTGTTTTTCATGGTGCCAATCGCCATCGCACAGGCAAGCACCATCCGCATCGGCCATTTTGCCGGTGCCGGCGATCGGATCAATCTGTCCCGGAGCGCCAGCGCCAGCTTCTGGCTCGGCATTGGCGCAACCATTGTGACAACGCTGATCCTGCTGATCTGGCCTGAAACGCTGATCGGCATCTTTCTCAACAGCGGTGACGACATGTTCGCCGAGGTAATGGCGCTGGCGGTGCCGATGATGCTGCTGACGGCGCTGTTCCAGGTGCCGGACGGGCTGCAGGCCATCGCCATGTCCATTCTGCGCGGCCTGAACGACACCCGCATGCCGGGTACAATTGCCATTGCCAGTTTCTGGATTACCGGTGTTGGCGCCGGCGCGGTGTTCGGGTTCACTTTCGGGTTGGGGCCGACTGGCGTATGGGGCGGGCTGGCGCTGGGGCTGACGGTGGCCGCGTTGCTGCTGAGCCTGCGCATGTATCGCGCGATGCGGCGGGTGCGCGATGGCGGCACCATTCTGAGCGCCTGA
- a CDS encoding bifunctional [glutamine synthetase] adenylyltransferase/[glutamine synthetase]-adenylyl-L-tyrosine phosphorylase — MMTAIPTPLLPVTGPALPLADHAAILPELIEWARDVMPDGAFQPAQLAAILAHSRHLQTLARAHPDLVTAVLSGDGEAEMGKAIAGCHDAAATLADEAQMMAALRRLRQRSALCVALADMTDLHDIETQMRWLSEAADAAVQSAVSYLFREAGRRGHLTDDASAATGGGAGCGWTVLALGKLGAGELNYSSDIDLVLLHDPVDNPLSRPEKSQRFYVEMARGLVRLLSTATRDGIGWRVDLRLRPDPGATAVSIQREAAIGYYESIARTWERAAFIRARPIAGDSAMGTDFLAEINPFIWRRTLDYTVMDDMKMMLRRPAAGLGWEGYNLKTGPNGIRSIEFLTHVLQLVGGGRCPALRVGSTLPALRELAAENWIEQDQCDQLGTLYLALRRTEHRLQMMGDAQTHSLPRTRAGIEEAARFMGHESADDFLAALSRILDQVATNTSHRLFAEPDDELPEGMTATATDSTADAPLFDDEDQLASWLGSHGFQRPADIAAVLDGWMAGRIAATRGERARSLLSRIMPPMISHLSGAQDPDAAFAAFAGFVEGLPASVQIFSLLDHNRDLTRLLGDILVLSPRLGDRLRRHPMLFDLVLFASFFEPLPATDDLEAELRLSIAGQPTELALDTVTRVTRERQFRAEVQYVSGVADRRALGTALAGIAEAAIRVIRDLAITDMRRRHGTIKGDLGVLAMGRLGVGDLTATSDLDLVFVWDAPDGEQSTGIGDGKRSLGASSYFTRLAQTLANWLAGATGEGKLFTIDLRLRPNGEQSAVATSLVRFTDYYAQEAWLWEKLALGKTRLVTPAATCGTAIIDSLAAPRTTALPKDAIAESLHDMRRRLRANYGDADRWQLRKQPGGISELDLLMQALRFLHADLFGNDVAPVGMLLPRLVDSGRLAADDADALAAADNLYADLQHALRLVLGTSAMDPGLLSPAARQFICAACDSPDIEALQGHIAAHQAQVDDLFDRLFPPPTS; from the coding sequence ATGATGACAGCGATCCCGACACCCCTGTTGCCGGTTACAGGCCCCGCATTGCCGCTTGCCGATCACGCCGCCATTCTGCCGGAGCTGATCGAATGGGCCCGTGACGTGATGCCCGACGGCGCATTCCAGCCCGCACAGCTTGCTGCCATTCTGGCACATTCCCGGCATCTTCAGACATTGGCCCGCGCGCATCCCGATCTTGTCACCGCGGTGCTGTCCGGTGATGGCGAGGCCGAAATGGGCAAGGCAATTGCCGGCTGCCACGATGCCGCAGCCACGCTGGCCGACGAAGCGCAGATGATGGCCGCGCTGCGCCGCCTTCGTCAGCGAAGCGCGTTGTGTGTGGCGCTTGCCGACATGACGGATTTGCATGACATCGAAACCCAGATGCGGTGGCTGAGCGAGGCCGCCGACGCCGCTGTGCAAAGCGCCGTTTCCTATCTGTTCAGGGAAGCCGGCCGCCGGGGTCATCTTACCGACGACGCCAGCGCCGCGACCGGTGGCGGTGCGGGGTGCGGCTGGACCGTGCTGGCGCTTGGCAAGCTTGGGGCCGGTGAGCTGAACTATTCCTCGGATATCGATCTTGTGCTGCTTCATGACCCTGTGGACAACCCGCTGTCCAGGCCTGAGAAAAGCCAGCGATTCTATGTCGAGATGGCACGCGGACTGGTCCGGCTGCTGTCGACCGCGACCCGTGACGGCATCGGCTGGCGGGTCGATCTGCGGCTTCGTCCCGACCCCGGGGCGACCGCTGTCAGCATCCAGCGCGAAGCCGCGATCGGCTATTATGAATCCATCGCCCGTACATGGGAACGCGCCGCCTTCATCCGGGCGCGGCCAATTGCCGGCGACAGTGCCATGGGCACCGACTTCCTGGCCGAGATCAACCCGTTCATCTGGCGTCGGACGCTTGACTATACGGTGATGGACGACATGAAGATGATGCTGCGACGCCCGGCTGCCGGACTCGGATGGGAAGGCTATAATCTGAAGACGGGGCCGAACGGCATTCGCAGCATCGAATTCCTGACCCATGTGCTGCAGCTTGTCGGTGGCGGCCGGTGCCCGGCACTTCGCGTCGGCAGCACATTGCCGGCGCTTCGGGAACTGGCTGCCGAAAACTGGATTGAACAGGACCAGTGCGACCAGCTTGGCACGCTGTATCTGGCGCTTCGCCGCACCGAACATCGGTTGCAGATGATGGGCGATGCACAGACCCATTCATTGCCAAGAACCAGGGCCGGCATCGAAGAGGCGGCGCGGTTCATGGGCCATGAAAGTGCCGATGATTTCCTTGCCGCGCTGAGCCGCATTCTTGATCAGGTTGCAACCAACACGTCACACCGTCTGTTTGCCGAGCCGGATGACGAGCTGCCTGAAGGCATGACGGCAACCGCCACGGACAGCACCGCCGACGCGCCGCTGTTCGATGATGAGGATCAGCTTGCCAGCTGGCTTGGTTCGCACGGCTTTCAGCGGCCCGCCGACATTGCCGCCGTTCTGGATGGCTGGATGGCCGGCAGAATTGCCGCCACCCGCGGCGAGCGCGCGCGCAGTCTGCTGTCGCGGATCATGCCGCCGATGATATCGCATCTTTCCGGTGCCCAGGACCCCGACGCTGCCTTTGCCGCCTTTGCCGGTTTCGTGGAAGGTCTGCCAGCCAGCGTGCAGATTTTCTCACTGCTTGATCACAACCGCGACCTGACCAGACTTCTGGGCGACATCCTTGTTCTGTCCCCGCGCCTTGGCGACAGGCTGCGTCGGCATCCGATGCTGTTTGATCTGGTGCTGTTTGCCAGTTTCTTTGAACCGCTTCCCGCCACCGATGATCTTGAAGCCGAGCTTCGTCTTTCCATCGCCGGCCAGCCGACCGAGCTGGCGCTGGATACGGTGACGCGCGTCACCCGTGAGCGACAGTTCCGTGCCGAAGTCCAGTATGTGAGCGGCGTTGCCGACAGACGCGCGCTCGGCACCGCACTCGCCGGCATCGCCGAGGCCGCCATCCGGGTCATCAGGGATCTTGCCATCACCGACATGCGGCGACGCCACGGCACCATCAAAGGCGATCTGGGCGTTCTGGCGATGGGCCGTCTTGGTGTCGGCGATCTGACCGCGACCTCCGACCTTGATCTGGTCTTTGTCTGGGACGCCCCGGACGGCGAACAGTCGACCGGCATCGGGGATGGCAAACGAAGCCTTGGTGCCAGCAGCTATTTCACCAGACTGGCGCAGACACTGGCAAACTGGCTTGCCGGTGCCACAGGCGAAGGCAAGCTGTTCACCATCGATCTGCGGCTTCGTCCAAATGGCGAGCAATCGGCGGTGGCAACGTCGCTGGTGCGGTTCACGGACTATTACGCGCAGGAAGCCTGGCTGTGGGAAAAGCTGGCACTTGGCAAGACGCGGCTGGTGACACCGGCGGCAACATGCGGCACCGCCATCATCGACAGCCTCGCAGCGCCCCGCACCACCGCATTGCCAAAGGATGCCATTGCCGAGTCGCTGCACGACATGCGACGCCGCCTGCGCGCCAATTACGGTGATGCCGACAGATGGCAGCTTCGAAAACAACCTGGCGGGATCAGCGAACTTGACCTGCTGATGCAGGCTCTGCGGTTCCTGCATGCGGACCTGTTCGGCAACGATGTGGCACCGGTGGGCATGCTGCTGCCACGCCTCGTCGACTCCGGCAGGCTTGCGGCTGACGATGCCGATGCGCTTGCCGCCGCCGACAATCTCTATGCCGATCTTCAGCATGCGTTGCGGCTCGTCCTTGGGACCAGCGCAATGGATCCGGGCCTGCTGTCGCCGGCGGCACGGCAGTTTATCTGCGCCGCCTGCGACAGTCCGGACATCGAGGCATTGCAGGGACATATTGCAGCCCATCAGGCGCAGGTTGACGATTTGTTTGACAGGCTTTTTCCACCGCCGACGAGCTGA
- a CDS encoding MFS transporter, whose protein sequence is MLRSALASWTLFFGLLLIMSGNGLQIVLLGTEATGAGFSKVTTGFVMAGYFLGIFFGSILVPRMLDNVGHVRVFGAMAALASAAVLVVAALVNPLVWALMRIVTGFCFAGMYIVCESWLNNKSTNETRGQMLSLYMIVSMGGLGAGQLLIGIGGEDSIGLFLLASVLVSVAVVPVLLSVGSAPAFEEPERMSLRRLMQVSPLAVVGLGINGVAISILFGMGAVYALSIGLNNAEVGYFMTAPVVGALLLQYPVGRLSDRFDRRMVILCVALMGGAAAALAGLFGRADFALLLLCMLAYGGSLFPLYSLCIAHANDFLTPSQMVAAASGLVMINGAGAVLGSPLAALSLEYFGVASFFILVAIIQLMVAGFALFRMTRRAAVPNQAQGPFVAIPESSSAIAATLNPETEWISGEDEATEDDDPFRDNPYID, encoded by the coding sequence ATGCTGAGATCCGCCTTAGCATCCTGGACGCTGTTTTTCGGCCTGTTGCTGATCATGTCCGGCAACGGGCTGCAGATCGTTCTGCTCGGCACCGAGGCGACCGGAGCCGGCTTTTCCAAGGTCACGACAGGCTTTGTGATGGCCGGTTATTTCCTGGGCATTTTCTTTGGCTCGATTCTGGTGCCACGGATGCTTGACAATGTTGGCCATGTTCGCGTTTTCGGTGCCATGGCGGCGCTTGCCTCGGCCGCGGTTCTGGTGGTTGCCGCGCTGGTCAATCCGCTGGTCTGGGCGCTGATGCGTATCGTCACCGGGTTCTGCTTTGCCGGCATGTATATTGTCTGCGAAAGCTGGCTGAACAACAAATCAACCAACGAGACCCGTGGCCAGATGCTGTCACTCTACATGATTGTCTCGATGGGCGGGCTGGGGGCAGGCCAGTTGCTGATCGGTATTGGCGGCGAAGACAGTATCGGGCTGTTCCTTCTGGCCTCGGTACTGGTGTCGGTTGCCGTTGTGCCGGTGCTGTTGTCAGTCGGTTCTGCGCCAGCCTTTGAAGAACCCGAAAGAATGAGCTTGCGACGTCTGATGCAAGTCTCGCCGCTGGCTGTTGTCGGGCTTGGCATCAACGGGGTTGCCATATCGATTCTGTTCGGTATGGGCGCTGTGTACGCGCTGTCGATCGGACTGAACAATGCCGAGGTCGGCTATTTCATGACGGCGCCGGTTGTCGGTGCGCTGCTGTTGCAATATCCCGTTGGACGGCTGTCTGACAGGTTCGACCGCCGGATGGTGATCCTCTGCGTTGCCCTTATGGGCGGCGCGGCAGCGGCGCTGGCGGGGCTGTTCGGGCGCGCGGACTTTGCGCTGCTTCTTCTCTGCATGCTTGCCTATGGTGGATCACTGTTCCCGCTCTATTCGCTGTGTATCGCGCATGCCAATGATTTTCTGACGCCAAGCCAGATGGTGGCCGCGGCATCGGGCCTGGTCATGATCAATGGCGCCGGTGCCGTTCTGGGATCGCCGCTTGCCGCGCTGTCGCTGGAATATTTCGGCGTGGCCAGTTTCTTCATTCTGGTGGCGATCATCCAGCTGATGGTTGCCGGCTTTGCGCTGTTCCGGATGACCCGCCGCGCCGCCGTACCAAATCAGGCGCAGGGTCCGTTCGTCGCCATTCCGGAATCCTCCAGCGCCATTGCCGCGACGCTGAACCCCGAGACCGAATGGATTTCCGGCGAGGATGAAGCCACCGAAGACGACGATCCGTTTCGCGACAACCCCTATATCGACTGA
- a CDS encoding thermonuclease family protein produces the protein MKFLVPVLTFCLFLQASLQAVAASDSPFSLQGEVSVTRVSDGDSLRSGRLKIRLHGIDAPELKQNCIAATGASWPCGKAARDAMVEIATKAPLRCVLMDVDRYGRLIMRCHAGAVDIAEHLVARGLALAYRQYSMDYVATEATARENARGLWAGSFETPWDWRRKN, from the coding sequence ATGAAATTTCTGGTTCCGGTACTCACATTCTGTCTTTTCCTGCAGGCATCCCTTCAGGCTGTGGCGGCCAGCGACAGCCCCTTCTCCCTTCAGGGTGAGGTCAGCGTCACCCGCGTCAGCGATGGTGACTCCCTGCGAAGTGGCCGCCTGAAGATTCGGCTTCATGGCATCGATGCACCGGAACTCAAACAGAACTGCATCGCGGCGACCGGCGCAAGCTGGCCCTGTGGGAAGGCCGCCCGTGATGCGATGGTGGAAATTGCGACGAAGGCGCCTCTGCGCTGTGTTCTGATGGATGTTGACCGCTATGGCAGATTGATCATGCGCTGTCATGCCGGCGCCGTCGATATCGCCGAACATCTTGTTGCCAGGGGCCTTGCCCTTGCCTATCGGCAATACAGTATGGATTATGTCGCCACCGAAGCCACCGCGCGCGAAAATGCCCGTGGGCTGTGGGCAGGGTCGTTCGAGACACCATGGGACTGGCGGCGAAAAAACTGA
- a CDS encoding AMP nucleosidase, translating into MSDDDRITIIAESFEAAALEFHRRNLASEGYRMVGPISLQRFERMNGPKREVLFDGNPMFAVTFAKEAN; encoded by the coding sequence ATGAGCGACGACGACCGTATCACCATCATTGCCGAAAGTTTCGAAGCTGCGGCGCTTGAATTCCACCGCCGCAATCTGGCCTCGGAAGGCTATCGCATGGTCGGCCCAATCAGCCTGCAGCGGTTTGAGCGGATGAACGGCCCGAAGCGTGAAGTGCTGTTTGACGGCAACCCGATGTTTGCTGTCACCTTCGCCAAGGAAGCCAACTAG
- a CDS encoding DUF1489 family protein, whose protein sequence is MTVHLKKLSVGSESLASLRQWQQMRLDAGQELMHVTRNTPRRAEDVLAGGSMFWVIKGVMCARQPIRELRSMQRADGKPACGIVLAPELVAVEPMRVRIFQGWRYLEIKDAPADLPVTDEGDETMPPELVAELRELGLL, encoded by the coding sequence ATGACCGTGCATCTGAAGAAATTGTCCGTTGGATCGGAGTCACTCGCCAGCCTGCGCCAATGGCAGCAGATGCGCCTTGATGCCGGCCAGGAGTTGATGCATGTCACCCGCAACACGCCGCGCCGCGCCGAAGATGTGCTGGCCGGTGGCAGCATGTTCTGGGTGATCAAGGGTGTGATGTGCGCCCGCCAGCCGATCCGCGAGCTGCGAAGCATGCAACGTGCCGACGGCAAGCCGGCATGCGGCATCGTGCTGGCACCCGAACTTGTCGCGGTTGAACCGATGCGGGTGCGGATTTTCCAGGGGTGGCGGTATCTTGAAATCAAGGACGCGCCGGCCGACCTGCCGGTAACCGATGAAGGCGACGAAACCATGCCACCCGAACTGGTGGCCGAGCTTCGCGAGCTTGGTCTTCTCTAG
- the mgtE gene encoding magnesium transporter, producing the protein MASENSPHTPPHAEPVEAVHAADRRDDGDRLAALYGLTPKVESAIVAAITSGAEDRARALVAPLHPADQADLLERLPAPQAAALVRTLGDGLDAETLAFLDESTRDEIVDVMGVAALARQLPSLDTDDAVNIIEELEQDEIEDVLAALPAEDRVLVEEGLAYPEDSAGRMMQREIVTVPSFWTVGQTIDFLRSSPFGDTDFYLIFVVDPARSPIGEISLGKLLCTPRPRRVGEIMQGDFRKIPADMDQEEVAILFRRYGMVSAPVVDEHGRLIGVITIDDVIGVIDEEAEEDLMALAGVGEANVRSSLWETLQGRTSWLLINLLTAIVASAVIGLFDATIERLVALAVLMPIVASMGGNAGTQTVTVAVRALALRQIDRDAAASFVKRELGVAVLNGIVFAVLAASISFLWFRDQDIAVVMAVAMFANLVVAGLSGTLVPLGLVRIGVDPAVASSVFITTITDVVGFFVFLGLAALYLIP; encoded by the coding sequence ATGGCATCCGAAAATTCACCACATACCCCGCCTCATGCCGAGCCAGTCGAGGCTGTGCATGCAGCTGATCGCCGCGATGACGGCGACAGGCTTGCTGCGCTGTACGGGCTGACACCAAAGGTCGAATCGGCAATTGTCGCGGCGATTACCAGCGGTGCCGAGGATCGGGCGCGCGCACTCGTCGCGCCATTGCACCCGGCGGATCAGGCAGATCTTCTGGAACGCTTGCCAGCGCCGCAGGCGGCGGCTCTTGTGCGCACGCTCGGCGACGGGCTGGATGCGGAAACACTGGCGTTTCTTGACGAAAGCACGCGGGACGAGATTGTCGATGTGATGGGTGTCGCGGCGCTGGCGCGTCAGCTTCCCTCTCTTGATACCGATGATGCCGTCAACATCATTGAAGAGCTTGAGCAGGACGAGATTGAGGATGTTCTGGCGGCGCTGCCGGCCGAAGACCGGGTGCTTGTCGAGGAAGGCCTTGCCTATCCCGAGGATTCCGCTGGCCGGATGATGCAGCGCGAGATCGTGACCGTGCCATCTTTCTGGACAGTGGGCCAGACCATCGATTTCCTGCGAAGCTCGCCATTCGGTGACACGGATTTCTATCTGATCTTCGTCGTTGACCCGGCCCGGAGCCCGATTGGCGAGATCAGCCTTGGCAAGCTTCTATGTACCCCGCGCCCGCGCCGCGTCGGGGAAATCATGCAGGGTGATTTTCGCAAGATCCCGGCTGATATGGACCAGGAGGAAGTGGCAATTCTGTTCCGGCGCTATGGCATGGTCAGCGCGCCGGTGGTCGACGAGCATGGCCGGTTGATCGGCGTCATCACCATTGATGATGTGATTGGCGTCATCGACGAGGAGGCCGAGGAGGATCTGATGGCGCTGGCCGGTGTCGGCGAGGCGAATGTCCGGTCCAGCCTGTGGGAAACCCTGCAGGGCCGCACGTCATGGCTGCTGATCAATCTGCTGACGGCGATTGTGGCATCGGCTGTGATCGGCCTGTTTGACGCCACCATCGAACGTCTTGTCGCGTTGGCCGTGTTGATGCCGATCGTGGCCTCGATGGGCGGCAATGCCGGCACACAGACAGTGACGGTTGCGGTTCGCGCGCTTGCTTTGCGCCAGATTGACCGTGATGCGGCGGCTAGCTTTGTCAAACGCGAGCTTGGCGTGGCGGTGTTGAATGGCATTGTCTTTGCCGTTCTGGCGGCCAGCATTTCCTTTCTGTGGTTCCGGGATCAGGATATCGCCGTTGTGATGGCGGTCGCGATGTTCGCCAACCTTGTTGTCGCCGGTCTCAGTGGCACCCTGGTGCCGCTTGGCCTTGTGCGGATCGGTGTCGACCCGGCGGTGGCTTCCAGTGTTTTCATCACGACAATCACCGATGTTGTCGGTTTTTTCGTGTTTCTGGGCCTCGCCGCCCTATATTTAATCCCATAA
- a CDS encoding short-chain fatty acyl-CoA regulator family protein, which translates to MQEKILVGHKLRRFRQSAGLSQTAMAEALDISPSYLNLLEHNQRPLTVSLLLKLGNSFDIDLKSFAEDDSPALLTDLAEVFADPLLSAERVSRRELQDLVTAAPSAARGMLSLFQAYRKVRDQLEISSGDGRQDGGGNSPVEQVRAVLQQANNYFADLETAAETCRADILGKEADPGMLLERLTLHVRDQLGLRVRVIPAAVMGTQLRRYDQHRREILVSEALRRPQRVFHLLVQTALIEQTELIASLCDSYDVNDDSARSLFRTTLAGYFAAAVMMPYESFLESARELRHDLDLLGRRFGASFEQVCHRLTSLNAPNARGIPFFFIRVDDAGNISKRLAAGGMQFAKNGGTCPRWDVHKAFRTPDRMLFQAAELPNGQKFFTIARTVPRPWAPPGESPPEFAVALGCEIHHARDLAYADEFDAARRRLLEPIGIGCAVCERMDCAQRAHPPVGHEMKFDGHSRRVGLYDLDS; encoded by the coding sequence ATGCAGGAGAAAATCCTTGTCGGGCATAAGCTGCGCCGGTTTCGACAATCGGCTGGTCTGTCGCAGACGGCGATGGCCGAGGCGCTTGATATCAGCCCGTCCTATCTGAACCTGCTGGAACACAACCAGCGGCCACTGACGGTCAGCCTGCTGCTGAAGCTTGGCAATTCATTCGATATCGACCTGAAGAGCTTTGCCGAGGATGACAGCCCTGCGCTGTTGACCGACCTTGCCGAGGTGTTTGCCGATCCCCTGTTGTCCGCAGAGCGGGTGTCGCGGCGTGAGCTGCAGGATCTGGTGACAGCCGCGCCATCCGCCGCGCGCGGAATGCTGAGCCTGTTTCAGGCCTACCGCAAGGTCAGGGACCAGCTTGAAATATCATCCGGCGACGGGCGTCAGGACGGTGGCGGCAACAGCCCGGTGGAACAGGTCCGCGCCGTTCTTCAGCAGGCCAACAATTATTTTGCCGATCTCGAGACGGCTGCTGAAACCTGCCGTGCCGACATTCTCGGCAAGGAGGCGGACCCTGGCATGCTGCTTGAACGGCTGACCCTGCATGTGCGTGATCAGCTTGGTCTTCGGGTGCGGGTGATCCCGGCAGCGGTGATGGGAACACAGCTTCGCCGCTATGATCAGCACCGCCGCGAAATACTTGTCAGCGAGGCGCTTCGACGCCCGCAGCGGGTGTTCCACCTGCTTGTGCAGACAGCGCTGATTGAACAGACCGAGCTGATCGCCTCCCTGTGTGACAGCTATGATGTCAATGATGACTCCGCGCGGTCATTGTTCCGCACCACGCTGGCCGGCTATTTTGCCGCCGCGGTGATGATGCCCTATGAGTCGTTTCTGGAATCGGCGCGTGAACTGCGTCACGATCTCGATCTTCTGGGGCGGCGCTTTGGCGCAAGTTTCGAGCAGGTCTGCCATCGTCTGACGAGCCTGAACGCCCCGAACGCCCGCGGCATTCCCTTTTTCTTCATCCGGGTTGACGATGCCGGCAACATTTCCAAGCGGCTTGCCGCCGGGGGGATGCAATTTGCCAAGAATGGCGGCACCTGTCCGCGCTGGGATGTTCACAAGGCCTTCAGAACCCCGGACAGGATGCTGTTTCAGGCTGCCGAACTGCCAAATGGACAGAAATTCTTTACCATTGCGCGAACCGTGCCGCGCCCCTGGGCACCGCCTGGTGAATCGCCGCCTGAATTCGCTGTTGCGCTTGGTTGTGAAATCCATCATGCGAGGGATCTTGCCTATGCCGATGAATTTGACGCCGCGCGCCGCCGCCTGCTGGAGCCGATTGGCATCGGCTGCGCCGTGTGCGAGCGCATGGACTGCGCCCAGCGGGCGCATCCCCCGGTTGGTCATGAGATGAAATTTGATGGCCATTCGCGGCGCGTCGGGCTGTATGATCTGGACAGTTAG